The window ATGCCTATAGTCAGGGGATGTTCAGTAATCTAACCCAAAACACTAACATTAACGTACAAGCAAAAATAATAGTAAACCCATCTACCAACGATTCTTATCTTCAACTTACCTTAGTCAATAACGGGAACTTAGGTATAAATATAACGAAAGTAACTATAGATTCTAATGGGATATCGATCCCAATAAATGTGTATTTACCTCCTGGTCAGCAATATTCAAATACTTTTCCTTTAACCGCAAAGATGATTGCAGGAGAGACATATACTGTTACAGTATATGGAAATTCCAACAATAGGCCTGTAGTAGAGACCATGAATGTACTAGCTTCTACGGTGTAATTAGGATGAAAGGGATCTCCTCAATTTTTTCTTCTCTTATAGTTACTATGATAGTAGTTTCCATGTCTATTCCGCTTTTTATGTATTTTAATTCCCTATATAATATATCAACCAATTCACTATCCAACTCTTACGAATACCTGCAAAATTCAACTGACACAAGAGTTACTATTATAGGTTTTGATCATGACATATATATTTACAATGCAGGAAATGAGTTAGTTGTAATAAACCAAGTTATGGTAGGAAATCAGACGTGCAGTATCAGTTCATACACTCTAAATCCAGGAGCTTTGCTAAAACTCAATCAGATTGTTCACAATTGCTCTTTCAATAAAAACGAGACTGTTGTACTTAAAATTAATAATGTGTACTATTACTACGATTATAATTGAACTATTCTATTCTTTTTTAGTAATTTTTTTGAACTCTGGAGAGCTAGTCTAAATGGAAATGGATATTGCTAATCAACTATATACGAAACTGCGTGAGGAATATAAAATAGATCAGAAGGAATTTATCTCATCGTATATATGTGGAAAAACTCGAAATGTTTTTGCAACTATATTAGCAACTATATTGTCGCAAAACTCTACAGACAAGTCGGCTTTGATTGCATTTAGTAAACTTAATGAAACTGTGGGGAAGATAACTCCTGACAGGATTAAACATGTAGATATAAATACGATAATAGATGCGATAAGGGTAGCAGGACTAGGAAATTCTAAGGCGAGATACATAAAAAACGTGGCTGAGGCAATTAACGATCTAGATCTTAAGGCAGAGATAGATTGTCAAAAGTTGCGTGATTTTCTTACTGCGATAGAGGGAATAGGTGATAAGACAGCTGATGTGGTTTTACTTACATGTTTCAGATGTAGAGAATTCCCTATTGATACTCATATTAGAAGAGTTATTTCAAGGCTAGGATTCCTTGGATCTTCACCTAAATATAAGGACATCTCAGAATATTTCAAAACCCGTTTCAGCTCTGAAGATCTTCTCAATCTTCATCATTTACTGATTGCGCATGGTAGAAAAACTTGTAAATCAAGAAAACCTCTATGTGACAAGTGTGTCATAAGAGATTATTGTAAATATTATTTGCATAATATTAAAAATTAACTATTTTGTCAGTTTAATAAAGTATATATGAGCTAAAAATAAACAGTTATTTATTGTCATCAGAAATATAACCTAATGTCTAATTACCAGCTAGAATGGGTTAGCCCTAAACAGCTTAGACCTCATGAAGATGTTATTTCAAGTATAGTTAACGAGAATATAGAAATGCTTCGAAAAGATAATACAATGGCTCCAATAATAGTTGATAAGAACTCTAT is drawn from Sulfolobus acidocaldarius SUSAZ and contains these coding sequences:
- a CDS encoding endonuclease III, producing MDIANQLYTKLREEYKIDQKEFISSYICGKTRNVFATILATILSQNSTDKSALIAFSKLNETVGKITPDRIKHVDINTIIDAIRVAGLGNSKARYIKNVAEAINDLDLKAEIDCQKLRDFLTAIEGIGDKTADVVLLTCFRCREFPIDTHIRRVISRLGFLGSSPKYKDISEYFKTRFSSEDLLNLHHLLIAHGRKTCKSRKPLCDKCVIRDYCKYYLHNIKN